The proteins below come from a single Holdemania massiliensis genomic window:
- a CDS encoding DUF5131 family protein → MHDIWNPWHGCVKISEGCEHCYMFYLDRQRGQDGSQIRRVQNGFDMPLKKDRRGHFKIQSGERVRVCMNSDFFLAEADPWREEAWKIMKKRSDVIFYLLTKRPERVEACLPKDWGDGWENVFFNVTAENQKRADQRLPWLIKLPFRHKGVMCAPFIGPVDLSPWLSCGQIEQVICGGENYEGARPCDFDWVKALAAQCREAEVAFNFIETGSRLFKDGRMYSLPSKRLQSEMAWKSGVSFPGKPQVFKLEDEYGPIPPERLYQPYFGLHCQHCGGQLTCNGCTRCGRCEKNERAEKTLKKINSEKRE, encoded by the coding sequence ATGCATGATATCTGGAATCCATGGCATGGCTGTGTTAAAATCAGCGAAGGCTGCGAGCATTGTTATATGTTTTATTTGGATCGTCAGCGCGGCCAGGATGGGTCGCAGATTCGCCGGGTTCAAAATGGTTTCGACATGCCGCTGAAAAAGGATCGCCGCGGTCATTTCAAGATTCAAAGCGGCGAACGGGTGCGCGTATGCATGAATTCCGATTTTTTTCTGGCAGAAGCGGATCCCTGGCGTGAAGAAGCCTGGAAGATCATGAAGAAGCGTTCCGATGTGATTTTTTATCTGCTGACAAAGCGGCCGGAACGCGTCGAAGCTTGTCTGCCGAAGGATTGGGGAGACGGGTGGGAAAATGTTTTTTTCAATGTGACGGCTGAGAACCAGAAACGTGCCGATCAGCGGCTGCCGTGGTTAATCAAGCTGCCGTTTCGGCATAAAGGCGTCATGTGCGCGCCGTTTATCGGACCGGTTGATTTATCGCCGTGGCTGAGCTGCGGTCAGATTGAACAGGTGATCTGCGGCGGGGAAAACTATGAAGGTGCCCGACCTTGCGACTTTGATTGGGTTAAAGCGCTTGCCGCCCAATGCCGTGAGGCGGAAGTGGCGTTTAATTTTATTGAAACGGGTTCGCGGTTGTTCAAGGACGGACGAATGTATTCTTTGCCGTCCAAAAGGCTGCAAAGTGAAATGGCGTGGAAATCAGGCGTCAGTTTCCCGGGAAAGCCGCAGGTTTTCAAACTGGAAGATGAATATGGGCCAATTCCGCCGGAGCGTCTTTATCAGCCTTATTTTGGTCTGCATTGTCAACATTGCGGCGGTCAGCTGACATGCAATGGCTGTACCCGCTGCGGACGCTGCGAAAAAAATGAGCGTGCAGAAAAAACGCTGAAAAAAATAAATTCTGAAAAGAGGGAATAG